In the genome of Microcoleus vaginatus PCC 9802, the window TTGCCTCGGGTTCAATTCGCTGCACGAACCCTTTAACAACTGAATCGGCAGAACGGTCTTCGGGGTCGCAAACCATCGAAAACGACCACACGTATCGCTTGCCAACTTCCAGGGATTTGTTGTTGCCTGCGGTAGCAGGAATACTAACTCCAACAATCCCGGATTTGTCAACTTTAAAAGTTTTTTCGTAGACCACTTTCTCCTCGTTGTCGCTGAGTAAAGTAAACTCTATTTCCGCCGAAGTTTGAGGAACATAGACAAAAATTGTGGGAGAATCTGTTAGAGTTAAACCGATATTAGTTGGAGGCACTAAAGGAGTAATAGATAAACCCGCTGGACAAAGCTTGCTGCCGCGATGTGTCCCTCCTTGTCGGTTGGCGGGGGCTGTTACGTTGGGAGGCTTGAAATTAACATTTTGACTCAGCAGAAGTGGCTGGGATTGTGCGCGCATCGGTGCAAGTGAACTGGGCACAGTAGCTGCGAGCGCAGATACAGCGACCGCAAGTGTAGCCCGATGTAGAAAACGTTTCATTTTGTTGTACCTTTCACTATAATTGCAAACACAGGCATTCGCTGAGGGCGACAAATATTTTTGAGCTGCTAGTCGAGGGCGCAGATACACAATTTAAACCTTGACATATCATCAATAACATTAATTAATTCGATCGGCAACTGGATTGCGTCCGAAAAATCAGGTTGCTTAGGTTGCGAGTATCAATGGATAGAGTTGCTCGCGGCGAAGTGTAAAAATTTGTTACAAAGCGGTCGGAGTTTCCGGGTCTTCTAAGATGGAGGAAATCTCCAGCAGGTGGCAAAGGTGAAACAACTGCGGTTCCAGAAACAAGTCAAATTTATATGCTGGGATAATGAGTAAAATATCTAAAAAAATTCGATCGGCAGCGGCTCAATTGAGTCAAATGTATAAACCATCACTAGCATTGGCTAAGTCTGTATTAATTGCCAGCGCGGCAGTAACATTATCCTTGATAGGGGCCAAACAGCTAGGACTACTCGAACCCATAGAATTAAGCGCTTACGACCAAATGGTGAGGTGGCGTCCCGACGAAAAGCCAGACTCGCGCTTGCTAGTTGTGGGGATTACCGAAGCAGACATTCAGAAACTGAAACAGTGGCCGATATCCGATCGCAAAATAGCTGAAATCTTACAAAAACTAGAAAAAATGCAGCCGGCAGTCATCGGTTTAGATGTACTGCGAGACGTACCTTTAGGAGATGGGCGCGAGGAATTAACTAAAATTTTACAAAAAAGCGATCGCATTATCGGGGTATGTTTAGTCACCGACGGAAGCCCGGACAATCCCGGTTCTCCGCCTGCGCCGGGACTGCCACAAAACCGGGTGGGATTTGCAGATTTCGGAGTCGATCCGGGTGGCATACTCCGCAGGGCTTTATTATTTATGAAACCGCCGACAATGGAGGGCAACTCCTCGGCCCAAAAACATCTTTGTAATGACGACTCTCAAGTTTTATATTCCTTCAACCTCCAGCTAGCACTCCACTACCTGCAAGGGCAAAAAATCTCTCCTAAACTTGCACCAGATCAATCTTTATGGCTGGGAAAAACCCAATTAAAACAACTAGCAAGCAATGACGGAGGATACACAAATGCCGATGTCAGGGGATATCAAATATTAATTAACTATCGTTCCAAGCGGCAAGTCGCCAACCAAGTCAGAATTACGGATGTTTTAGAAGGGAAAGTTGACCCGAATTTAGTTAAAGATAAAATAGTGCTCATCGGTTACACCACAGAAACCGTTAAAGATTTCTTTTATACTCCTTACAGTGGGCGAAAGCAAAGCAACCAATTCATGCCTGGTATCGTGGCACACGCACAAGTAGTCAGCCAAATTTTGAGTGCAGTTTTAGACAACAGACCGATGTTATGGTTTTGGGCGGAATGGGCAGAAATCTTGTGGATTTCGGCATGGTCAATTGTGGGAGGAACCGTGGCCTCGCGGATGGCTCACCCAGTGCAGTTGGCGCTGACATTCGCAGCCATGCTGTGCGGGTGCTGCGCGATCAGCTTTGGGATTTTTCTGTTGGGAGGGTGGGTGCCTGTGGCAGCGCCAGCCTTAGCATTAATCTTAACTGGCGGTAGCATTGTATCAGCAGAGAGATTTAATAAAGCCGGATATGGGAAAGCAATTAGCGATCGAGTAAAACAAGTATTCAAAATCGAAATAGACCAAGCCAAAAAGGAACAGCAAGTCGCAGAGATCACAGAATCTGATTTCTTTAAAGAATTGCAGCAAAAGAAAGATAAACTGAGAATTAGCAAACAAGAAACCTCTCAAAAAGTACCTTCCGAACCCCAAGAAATAACTGCAACTACCCCAGAGCTTCCCAAGGCCGAAAGTCAGACAGACGACTACTTAGCTCAGTTGCAGGAAAAAGCCAAACAGCAGAAGCAGCGCGCCCCCGTGACTGAATCGGAAAGCAGCTCACCAACGGGTGCGATCGAGGCGGGCGGCGGTGCTAGTTCAGCCGAAACTAAACCTGATGACGAGTTCAGCGATTTGCAAACCAAAGCCAAACAGATGCGGCAGCGCAGGGGCGCCCAAAAGAGGATAAAAGATGAAAAAATTGATAGTTTAACAGATAAGGAGGATTTGGGGGGCAAGGAAGAATGACAGACAACTCGACTGCATCATCGAGAATTGCATCATAATGGGTTCTCGCCGTTTCTTACCCTAATACGCAGATCATGTCCAAAATCATCTCTGTCCACTCTTACCGGGGCGGAACTGGCAAATCGAACACGACAGCAAACCTGGCATCTATTATCGCTCGCGACGGAAATCGGGTCGCCATTGTGGACACAGACATTCAATCACCGGGGATTCACGTGCTGTTCGGTTTCAGCGAGAGCAACATGGATCACTGCCTGAACGATTACCTGTGGGGCCGGTGTCCGATCGCGGATACGGCCTACAATGTGAGTTCGCTGCTGCCCAAATTAGCCAGTAACGGCAACCTCTACCTGATTCCTTCGAGCATTAAAGCAGGGGAGATAGCGCGAGTTTTGCGGGAAGGCTACGATGTGGGACTGCTTACCGACGGCTTTCAAGAACTGATCGAGGTTTTGAACTTAGACTACCTATTTATAGACACGCACCCGGGGCTCAACGAAGAAACCCTCCTCAGCATCACCATTTCCGACATCCTCCTGCTGATTCTGCGTCCGGATCAGCAAGATTTTCAGGGAACGGCTGTCACAGTAGATGTGGCCCGCAAATTAGAAGTTCCCAAGATTTTGATGACGATCAATAAAGCCCCAGAATCCCTGGATTTCGAGGATTTGAAGCAGCAAGTAGAGAGTATTTACAACATCCCAGTGGCAGGGGTACTGCCCCACAGCGACCAGATGATGCTGCTCGCCAGCAAGGGAGTGTTTGTGCTGCACTTCCCTAACGACCCTCTAACTAAGGTTGTGGAAAGGATTGCGAAACAGATTGTGGGATAATTTGTGCAGCGAATGCCGATCGCCCGCCCAGAAGTTTCACTTTCGCTCTGAATTCTTGCGGAGCGATGTCCTCCTGCGTATCCGGCTGCTAGCGGCGGAGGAACTTTTAAAGCCGACAATATTTGGTTAAAGAGTCAGGAGAATGGCGACAAAATGAGATACAAATAGATTATGAGAATTTGTTAAAAAACTTTAGGAGGAGAACTCATGGATTTTGACTTCCGCATACTAATAGTATTGATGCCCGTATTGTTGGCGGGCGGCTGGGCTGCCTACAACATCGGCAGTATAGCTCTCAAACAAGTGCAGAAATTTTTGAACAAGCAAGCTTAAACTCAGCCTCTTTTCAGGTAATTCCTCAGCCGACTGTTTTTTGAGATACAAAAACAGCCGGCTGATTTGTGCATTGGCTCTGCTTAAGTAATGGCTGATTTTTGGTGGGCAATTTACGACTGCAGAGAGATGGGGCGAAAAGAAAAGAGAAGTTAGATTTAAAAATTAAGCAGAAACCGGGTGCGCTCAAGCCAAATACTTTGTTCCAGCAAACGATCCTGGGTAAAAAAACCTAGCTGTGAAAGCAGGGCGATCGCGTAACTCCAGATTGTGATGTTTTGAACTCTAGTCATAACTCCTGAGTAGAGTCCCATAAAAATATTTGGTAAGCACGTTATCGCAGAAAATATGAGACAATCACAAAAGTATTTGCCCTGACAATCGCCCTAAAAACTGCGAAGTTTAACGGGTAGGGAAGATAGGTCAAATTGTCAATGTTAAATTCCTATATCTTTAGATAGATTATGCTTTTTCCCCGATCGAGCGGCATACTACTCCACCCCACATCCTTTCCCAGTCGATTTGGCATTGGGGACATGGGAATAGAAGCATATCGCTTTATTGACTTTTTAGTTGAGAGCGACCAGCAATACTGGCAGCTATTGCCGCTGGGCCCCACAGGATACGGCAATTCTCCTTATTCGTGCTATTCAGCAATGGCGGGAAATCCCCTGCTAATTAACCCAGAACTGCTGCGGGACGATCAATTGCTCGCAGATGAAGACTTCGCTAATTTGCCAGAATTTCCGCTGGATTATGTAGACTTCGAGCGAGCGATCGCCCTGAAAGTGCCTTTGCTTAAAAAAGCTTGCGAAAACTTCAAAACCAAAGCATCCCCGATCCAGCAAAAAGAATTCTCAGGTTTTTGCGAAAGCAAAGAGAATTGGCTGGAAGATTACGCCTTATTTATGGCACTAAAAGATCACTTTGGCGGTGTTAGCTGGAACAATTGGGAACCAGAAATTGCCCGTCGAGAACCAAAGTCCCTAGAGAAGTGGCGCCAGCAGCTAAATGCTGAGATTTATTACTACAAATACGTCCAGTTTGAGTTTTTTCGCCAATGGACGGAGTTGAAACGCTATGCTAATATGCGGGACATTAAAATTATTGGGGATATTCCGATTTATGTAGCTCACGACAGCGCGGATGTATGGTCTCATCCAGAAATATTTTGCTTGGATGAAGCCACCGGAGAACCAGCTTTAATGGCGGGAGTTCCCCCGGATTACTTCAGCAGTACAGGTCAATTGTGGGGCAACCCCGTCTACAATTGGGAGAAGTTGCAAGCAAATAATTTTGAGTGGTGGGTGGAGCGTTTTGAAGCGATTTTCTCTTATGTAGACGTGACTCGGATCGACCACTTTCGAGGATTTGAGGCTTACTGGGCGGTGAAGCGGGGACAAGAAACTGCTATGTACGGAGAGTGGATTAAAGCGCCGGGAACAGCTTTGTTGGATGTAATTAATGAGAAGTTTGGCAACTTGCCGATTATCGCTGAGGATTTAGGGGTAATTACTCCTGAAGTGGAAGCTTTGCGCGATCGGTTCGAGTTTCCGGGAATGAAGATTTTGCAGTTTGCTTTCGGCGCTGGACCCGACGATCCTTTTTGGCCTTTTAATTACGATCCCAACTGCGTAGTCTACACCGGCACTCACGACAACGACACTACTGTCGGATGGTTCAATCAACTCCAAGACTACCAAAGAGATGAGGTCTATCGTTATTTGGGCTGCATCGATCCCCAGGGAATTCACTGGTCTTTAATCCGCATGGGTTGGATGTCGGTAGCTAATATCGCAATTGTGCCGTATCAAGACTTGTTGGGTTTGGATACAGACGCGCGGATGAATTTTCCTGGGAAAGCAGAGGGAAATTGGGGCTGGCGGTATCGGCCTGAAGCTTTGAATTGGGAAGTGCGCGATCGGCTCAAAACCATGACTTACATCTCCGGGCGCGCTCCTAATAAACAGTGATAGTGGAGAAGGGGTACTTGGTAAGGGGTAAGGGGTAATAGCTAAGAAGTCCATCAAGACGGACATTCTAATTAAAAGCTGTGGACTGCCAGCTATTACCTATTCCCCATTACCCATTAACAATTACCAATTAACACTTACCCTTCATTGTTGGGCGGTGCTGAAGGCTTGAGTTCGTTTGCTTTAAAAACAACTTCTTTGGCGACTCCAGGATCTCCGAGTGGTTCGGCTTGTCCGTTATTAAGAGCAACCATTACCCCGCCGGCGTTACCTGCTACCACTACCAATTGCTTTTGAGCCCCCCAGGTGCGAACAGTCCCTGAAGGCAAAGTTCCTTCAAACTCTGTTTTACCATCGACTTCAACCTGCATCCACGATTCGTCTTTAAAAGTGACGCTTACCATCACTGGTTTATTGCCAGATTTATTTAAATTTTGACCGGTTCTTACTGCTTCGACAGCCTCGTAACTATCCGGTTTCTGATTTTGTGAGGATCTCGATGCCTCAGCAGCTAAACGGGCTTGTTCTTGCTGCCCAAGCGCTAGTTCTTCGGCTCCCGCACCGTTTTTTGCGGTAACAGAACCGCTGATCAACTGAGATAAAACATTGACCGAACAGATAATTAGAAATGTGTAAAAGAGGTAGAGGTGCATCGGCCGCAACTGAGGCCCATCTTGCCAGGATAGCTTCTTTCTCGATCGGGGGGGCGGTTCGATCGGAAAAAATTCGGCAAACTGAGTTCCGTCCAAACCCATTGCTTCAGCGTAGCGCCTGATCAAACCCTGAGTGTAGACGGGTTCGGGAAGTTGGTCTAGTTGACCGTCCTCAATTGCTTGTAGCAGATTCCGCCGAATCATTGTTACCACGGCTACTTTGTCCAAACAAATCGAGTGCTGTTCGCGGTACTGACGGAGTTGAGTTCCAATTTCCGCTAGCTTCTTCTTCTGAGCTGTTTCTGGCTCTTGGGAGTGCAGTTTCTGCTTAGTGGTTTTGAAGAATAAAAACAATAAATTCTTTGTCATATGCTGTGCTCCTGGGAATTTACTGGCACGCTTATTGATGTTAGGTTGACTAGATTCCATAAATAAATAATTTCCGCATCTTCTAGGGGTCGGCAGCAGCCTGGTGGCAATATTGGCGAACCGGGCCGCTGCAATTGAATCGGGCCAATGGCTGTGCGGTGCAGGCGCACCACGGGATATCCCAACAGCTCGGCTGTTCGCCGAATCTGTCGGTTTCTGCCTTCTGAGAGAATGACTTCTAACAGAGTTTCGTCAAGCGCGCGATCGATAACTTTAACTTTCGCGGGCAAAGTTTCTCTGCCGGACAAGATGATGCCCTGACGCCACGTTTGTAGTATGCGTTCCGGGGGATCGCCCCGTACCCAAACCTGATAAGTTTTGGCGATCGAGTGACGCGGATGGGTCAAACAAAATGTCAGCTTACCATCATTGGTAAGCAAGAGGGCGCCGGTGGAATCTGCATCTAAGCGTCCTACGGGGTGGATGCCTTGACCGGAGCGCAGTTGGGGTGGCAGCAAGTCGAGAACTTTCGATCGGGCCCTTGGATCGCTGCACGTAGAAACTACGCCTGCCGGTTTGTTGAGCAACAGATAGACTTTTGCGGGTCGATCCGTTGGTTTCACCGGGACTCCATCGACTTGGATGAGATCGCGATCGGGATTCGCTTTTTCTCCTAAGCGAACAATATTGCCATTAACTCGGACTCGTCCAGCTACAATCATCTGTTCTGCAAGACGGCGAGAGGCAATGCCCCACTGGGCGAGGATTTTTTGCAGCCTTTCATCAGACATGACGGGAGTGTGGAAATCCCCAACGAGCCAACGGTGGGGAGGAAACACGACACGGTTAATTGATTAACCGTACTAGCAATGCTCAATTCCTGTTTGGGAATAAATTATAATGCTGACCAATTATTACAGGACGCCCGGCAAGAGTGCAGATTGTCCTTGTGCCCGGTGCAGATTGTCCTGATGGCATTACCCTGAATGCTGTGCAAAAACTACGAGGAAAAGACTCGCGGCAGGCACAGGTTTGCACCGTTGGTTTGCGGCTGGTTTGAAAGGTTTGGGTCTGACCCGACCATAAACCAACACTACCATAAATCCCGTACTCCTGGTTAAATTTATACGCTCGATCGCGAATTTTTCAGCGGGATCGCACAACTCGTGAATTACGCCAATATCCCAAGGGGGGAAAGGTGAGAATTTTTCTGCTTCTGGCGTTGCTGATCCCAGATTTCTGCTTGGTTTTGGAGTTAATCGGACTTGTGTTCATGAACCCGGTTTCTAAGGAAAATCAGAGGTTGACAGCGGTCTATCTGTGCAGAAACCGGGTTTTTGAGGCCGGATGTGCAAGTTCTAGTTAAATTTCTGTGCTTGAATATTAAGGTTTATATTCTGAAATTGTTTATGACTCTCGATCGAAACTCTCTTCAATTTGACAATAGAGATGGGGCTGGTGGCTCTGGTGGGACTGTTAATCTCGGCGAGGAGCCGGGGAGACCTTCGCCGAGTCAAGGCAGCCGGATCGCGAGCGCCGTGCTGTCTCCGGCGGTGCAGTTGTGGCTGCGATCGCAAGTTCAGCAGGTGGACGAGTTGAAGGTGAAAATTGAGGGGAGCGATCGACAAATCTTCAGCGGTGCGATCCCCAAAGTAACGGCTGCAGCTCGCGGTGCTGTGTATAAAGGACTACACCTAACTGAAGTTGCCATAGAGGGCTGTGGCATTCGCATCAACCTCGGTCAAGCTCTCAAAGGCCAACCGCTGCGCCTCCTAGAATCCGTTCCCGTGACAGGCGTTTTGAGGCTTCGTCAAGCGGATTTGAATGCGTCCCTGAAAGCCCCTTTGCTTGCTGATGCTTTGAGCGAATTTTTGCTGCCCCTGCTGCCACTGACAGATAGGGAACAGTCGCTGAAGTTGCAAAATTCGCAGATTGCTATTGAGGCGGGTTTGTTGACGCTTTCGGCGGCAATTTTGCGCGCTGGCGGTAGGCAAATTTCTTTTGTACTGCGGACTGGTTTGCGGATAGCCAGCGGTCGCGAATTAATGTTTGAAGCACCAGAAATCGAAATGGATGGAGAATTAAAGAGCAGTGATTTCAATGGTTTTAAAATTGATTTTGGGCCGGAAGTTGAGATAGAAGAGTTGATTTTGAGTCCGGGGGAGATTGTTTGTCGGGGAGGAATTAGAGTTTTGCCTTAGTTAATTAACAGTTAACAGTTAACAGTTGACTTTAACCTGGTTCTTCGGTAGAGCCTGGGAATACATACCCCACGCCCAATGCCCAATTCCCCATGCCCAATTCCCCATGCCCAATTCCCAATTACCGATTAATTAAAAAAGAGTCGATCGCCGGCAACAGTAAAGTGACAAAATAGTAGACTAACGGTGCGGTAAAAACATAACTGTCGGTGCGATCGAGAATGCCACCGTGACCGGGGATCAACTGTCCCGAATCCTTAACACCGGCGTCTCGCTTCATCATCGACTCAGTTAAATCTCCCAACAGACTAGCAACGCCAATCAACAGACCAAAAGCAGGCCCAGTATACGGCCACCCCGGCCAGTTTAAATACCAAGACCCAGCGACTGCCACGGCGATGCTGCCGCAAACTCCAAATACGGCACCTTCAACGGTCTTTTTGGGGCTAATGTGGGACAGGCTAGTGCGGCCGAAGAATTTGCCGACAAAATAAGCCCCAATGTCAGCGGCCCAGATGCAGAGGAAAGCCAGCAGCAGCGAAGTCAATCCTAAAGATATGCTGCTGGAATTTGTCCAAGACGGTGGCGAGTAAATGTTAATCGGCAAATTGCTTGCTACTGCTTGCCCCAGTTCAGTTGTAGCAAGATTGGCTGGGTCGAGTCCGACTCGCAGCCGTATCCAATAGCTGGGCAAATAACCGCCGTAGAACAATCCTAAAATTGAGGAGGCAATATCGGCGATCGTCGATAATTTAGGTTGGAATAACAGGTAGAAACAGATTAAGGTTCCCGCTAAGGGGAACATGGCATCTACGAGTTCCGGTGCTAGGGCGGCAGTAATTAAGAGGCCTTGACTGACGGCTAAGGTAGTTTTGGCAGCGGGTGCAATGCCTTTAGCCCTGGCTAATTGAAAATATTCCAATTGACCTAGGTAGACGATGACTCCAAAGCCGACGGTGAAGTACCATCCCCCCATAATAATCATTCCCAAAGCAAGGGCGATCGCAACTATTCCACTCAGGATACGAGACCAAGGCATAAAATGAATTTCTCTTGCAGACGGCGGGGGGTGATTCGATTTTGGATGTTAAATATTGGATGTTGGATGTTGGATTTTTCTAGAGCCCGAGTTGATCCCTTGCACAGCTAACCCCCATCCCCCATCGGTCATCCAAAATCTCAAGTCAGGCGGTCAATCCAGCTATGGTCGCCCTTATTCTAAGTATGAAGGTTAAGTGAACTTAAAAAAGATTAAGAATTACATAATTAATCCGTGTGTCCGTGTCAAAATTCGTGTCGTGCCTTCTTCTTGCTTCTAATCGAGCTTTTCGCCGCTGAGAATAAATATGGGATTGACGGCGGCAAAGGTTTGACTGAGGCCGCGAGTCTCCAAGCGGTTAACGGCGGACTGGACTACTTCGATGTTGCGGACTTGTAACTCGGCAAACCCTTCGGAAAGGGCGTAAAGATTCTCTAAATTCGATGCTGTGGCGACAACTCTACCGTGGGGTGGCAAGTACCGCCAGACTTCTTGGAGAATGGCTTTAATGGGGCGACCTCCTTCGATGCAGACTCGGTGGGGGGGTTGGGGCAGGTTTGCAAGGCATTCCGGCGCACTGCCTTCTATGACTTCTACGTTGTTGAGCTCGAATCGATCGCAATTTCTGCGAATCAAGCTTGCTACTTCTTCGTCCCTTTCGACGGCAATAATCCGACCTTTGGGACACAGCAAACCTGTTTCTACGGCGATCGTACCAGTACCTGCACCGATGTCCCACACCACTGAATCTGCTTGCAGCCGTAGGTGGGAGATTAACAGCAGTCGGACTTCTCGCTTACTCATGGGAATTCCCGGTAAACGTTCAAATAAGTCATCCGGGATGCCTGGAGTGACGTAGGGCCAAAGCATAGTTATATTTTTGATTTTTGATTTTTGATTGAAGCAAGACGGCAGTTGGAACTCGCGGAAGAAGTAGAAATTCTCCCCATTTCCCCCAAGTCTTAATATTTACTGTCGCACAACCTTGAGAGTTTGGAGGCCGGGATCGCTGCAACCTGTGATTTTTCCGCCGGCGGCCAGGATTTGTTGCAGGTAGTCAACGGCTGCTGGGGTAATGATTTCACCGGGCATCAGGACTGGTATTCCTGGGGGATAGGGACAGATGAGTTCGGCGCTGAGTCGATCGACTGCTTTGTCTGCGGGTACTGTTTCCGCTGGGAAAAAGAAAGCCTCACGGGGGGAAAGGGGGAATAATTCCTCGTAATCAGTTTTGAGTTTTGAATGGGGCGACAGAGGGGGATGGGGAAATGGGGGGATGGGGAGAATCTCGTATTGTTTCTTCCTTCTTCCTTCTTCCTTCTTCCTTCTTCCTTCTAAAAGAGTACAAGCTTTAACTAAATTGTCAATATCTGATTCTGTATTTCCCAAGCTGATAATAAATGTTAGATGTTGCGGCATTGGTAATTCTGCCGTGACGCCGAGTTGAGAGTGCAGAATATCATCGGCGGTAAATCCTGTGATTCCTAAACCTGATACTTTTACGGTTAGCCGGGTTCGATCTAATGCTGCAAAACCCGGTGTATTTAACGGTTCTAAAACTGATAAGCCGGGAATTTGACTGATGCGCGATCGCGCTTTTTCTGCTATCTGTAAAGTTTGCGCCATTAATTCTTTGCCGTGGAGTGCGATTTGTTGGCGGGCGGCGTCTAGGGATGCTAATAATAAGTAGCTGGGACTGGTAGATTGTACTAGCTGCAATGCTCTATTTAATTTTTGGATATCTATGCGATCGCCCTTGATGTGCAGCATCGATGCTTGTGTCATTGCACCGAGGGTTTTGTGGATTGATTGTACTGTTAAATCGGCACCGGCTGATAGTGCTGGTTCTGGCAAGTTTGGATGAAAGTTAAAGTGCGCGCCGTGGGCTTCGTCTACTAATAACGGTATGTTGTATTGATGGGTAATTTGGGCGATCGCCCGCAAATCCCCGCAGACGCCGTGATAGGTTGGGTAAACTATCATTACTGCTTTGGCGTCGGGATGTTGTTCTAATGCGGAGGCTGTGGCTTCTGGGGTGATGCTGTTGGCAATATCCCAATCCGGATTGTACTCGGGACTGACAAAAATTGGAATTGCACCGGATAAAATCAAACCTGAAATCGCCGATGAGTGGATATTTCGAGGCAAGATAATTTTATCGCCGGGGCCGCAAGTTGCTAAGATGGCGGCGATAATTCCGCAAGTCGAACCGTTAGCCAAAAACCGAGTTGATTGGGCTCCAAATGCTGCGGCGGCTAAGTCTTGAGCTTCGGCAATTGCACCTTCTGGATTAAAGAGATTATCTAATTCCGGCAATTCCGGCAAATCCGATCGAAATACTGTCGCACCGAATAAGTCAATTAGGGGTTGAGAGATTCCTTGTCCGCGTTTATGTCCGGGGGCATAAAATGGGGCGTGTGGCTGATTTGTGCGATCGCGCAAAGCATCTAATAGGGGAGTTTTTGTTTGAGAGTTTGCTGGTGACACGATTAATCTTGATTGCTGTATTTGATATCTAAGTAGAGCGGTAGGAAAAAACCATAATATCTTGTAGGGA includes:
- a CDS encoding DUF928 domain-containing protein; this encodes MKRFLHRATLAVAVSALAATVPSSLAPMRAQSQPLLLSQNVNFKPPNVTAPANRQGGTHRGSKLCPAGLSITPLVPPTNIGLTLTDSPTIFVYVPQTSAEIEFTLLSDNEEKVVYEKTFKVDKSGIVGVSIPATAGNNKSLEVGKRYVWSFSMVCDPEDRSADSVVKGFVQRIEPEATLKSDLANPDPMTRLNVYAKNGIWYETLATLAQMRRQTPGDARLTAKWTQLLQSQGLESVAAQPLVAPL
- a CDS encoding CHASE2 domain-containing protein codes for the protein MSKISKKIRSAAAQLSQMYKPSLALAKSVLIASAAVTLSLIGAKQLGLLEPIELSAYDQMVRWRPDEKPDSRLLVVGITEADIQKLKQWPISDRKIAEILQKLEKMQPAVIGLDVLRDVPLGDGREELTKILQKSDRIIGVCLVTDGSPDNPGSPPAPGLPQNRVGFADFGVDPGGILRRALLFMKPPTMEGNSSAQKHLCNDDSQVLYSFNLQLALHYLQGQKISPKLAPDQSLWLGKTQLKQLASNDGGYTNADVRGYQILINYRSKRQVANQVRITDVLEGKVDPNLVKDKIVLIGYTTETVKDFFYTPYSGRKQSNQFMPGIVAHAQVVSQILSAVLDNRPMLWFWAEWAEILWISAWSIVGGTVASRMAHPVQLALTFAAMLCGCCAISFGIFLLGGWVPVAAPALALILTGGSIVSAERFNKAGYGKAISDRVKQVFKIEIDQAKKEQQVAEITESDFFKELQQKKDKLRISKQETSQKVPSEPQEITATTPELPKAESQTDDYLAQLQEKAKQQKQRAPVTESESSSPTGAIEAGGGASSAETKPDDEFSDLQTKAKQMRQRRGAQKRIKDEKIDSLTDKEDLGGKEE
- a CDS encoding MinD/ParA family protein, whose translation is MSKIISVHSYRGGTGKSNTTANLASIIARDGNRVAIVDTDIQSPGIHVLFGFSESNMDHCLNDYLWGRCPIADTAYNVSSLLPKLASNGNLYLIPSSIKAGEIARVLREGYDVGLLTDGFQELIEVLNLDYLFIDTHPGLNEETLLSITISDILLLILRPDQQDFQGTAVTVDVARKLEVPKILMTINKAPESLDFEDLKQQVESIYNIPVAGVLPHSDQMMLLASKGVFVLHFPNDPLTKVVERIAKQIVG
- a CDS encoding photosystem II protein Y; this encodes MDFDFRILIVLMPVLLAGGWAAYNIGSIALKQVQKFLNKQA
- the malQ gene encoding 4-alpha-glucanotransferase, which translates into the protein MLFPRSSGILLHPTSFPSRFGIGDMGIEAYRFIDFLVESDQQYWQLLPLGPTGYGNSPYSCYSAMAGNPLLINPELLRDDQLLADEDFANLPEFPLDYVDFERAIALKVPLLKKACENFKTKASPIQQKEFSGFCESKENWLEDYALFMALKDHFGGVSWNNWEPEIARREPKSLEKWRQQLNAEIYYYKYVQFEFFRQWTELKRYANMRDIKIIGDIPIYVAHDSADVWSHPEIFCLDEATGEPALMAGVPPDYFSSTGQLWGNPVYNWEKLQANNFEWWVERFEAIFSYVDVTRIDHFRGFEAYWAVKRGQETAMYGEWIKAPGTALLDVINEKFGNLPIIAEDLGVITPEVEALRDRFEFPGMKILQFAFGAGPDDPFWPFNYDPNCVVYTGTHDNDTTVGWFNQLQDYQRDEVYRYLGCIDPQGIHWSLIRMGWMSVANIAIVPYQDLLGLDTDARMNFPGKAEGNWGWRYRPEALNWEVRDRLKTMTYISGRAPNKQ
- a CDS encoding helix-turn-helix domain-containing protein, producing the protein MTKNLLFLFFKTTKQKLHSQEPETAQKKKLAEIGTQLRQYREQHSICLDKVAVVTMIRRNLLQAIEDGQLDQLPEPVYTQGLIRRYAEAMGLDGTQFAEFFPIEPPPRSRKKLSWQDGPQLRPMHLYLFYTFLIICSVNVLSQLISGSVTAKNGAGAEELALGQQEQARLAAEASRSSQNQKPDSYEAVEAVRTGQNLNKSGNKPVMVSVTFKDESWMQVEVDGKTEFEGTLPSGTVRTWGAQKQLVVVAGNAGGVMVALNNGQAEPLGDPGVAKEVVFKANELKPSAPPNNEG
- a CDS encoding rRNA pseudouridine synthase, coding for MSDERLQKILAQWGIASRRLAEQMIVAGRVRVNGNIVRLGEKANPDRDLIQVDGVPVKPTDRPAKVYLLLNKPAGVVSTCSDPRARSKVLDLLPPQLRSGQGIHPVGRLDADSTGALLLTNDGKLTFCLTHPRHSIAKTYQVWVRGDPPERILQTWRQGIILSGRETLPAKVKVIDRALDETLLEVILSEGRNRQIRRTAELLGYPVVRLHRTAIGPIQLQRPGSPILPPGCCRPLEDAEIIYLWNLVNLTSISVPVNSQEHSI
- a CDS encoding DUF2993 domain-containing protein; this translates as MTLDRNSLQFDNRDGAGGSGGTVNLGEEPGRPSPSQGSRIASAVLSPAVQLWLRSQVQQVDELKVKIEGSDRQIFSGAIPKVTAAARGAVYKGLHLTEVAIEGCGIRINLGQALKGQPLRLLESVPVTGVLRLRQADLNASLKAPLLADALSEFLLPLLPLTDREQSLKLQNSQIAIEAGLLTLSAAILRAGGRQISFVLRTGLRIASGRELMFEAPEIEMDGELKSSDFNGFKIDFGPEVEIEELILSPGEIVCRGGIRVLP
- a CDS encoding phosphatidate cytidylyltransferase, encoding MPWSRILSGIVAIALALGMIIMGGWYFTVGFGVIVYLGQLEYFQLARAKGIAPAAKTTLAVSQGLLITAALAPELVDAMFPLAGTLICFYLLFQPKLSTIADIASSILGLFYGGYLPSYWIRLRVGLDPANLATTELGQAVASNLPINIYSPPSWTNSSSISLGLTSLLLAFLCIWAADIGAYFVGKFFGRTSLSHISPKKTVEGAVFGVCGSIAVAVAGSWYLNWPGWPYTGPAFGLLIGVASLLGDLTESMMKRDAGVKDSGQLIPGHGGILDRTDSYVFTAPLVYYFVTLLLPAIDSFLINR